The following coding sequences lie in one Polynucleobacter asymbioticus genomic window:
- a CDS encoding UDP-N-acetylmuramoyl-tripeptide--D-alanyl-D-alanine ligase produces MLPDSQLIHVDAKSAGAISISRVGSDSRQIQSDELFIALSGDRFDAHDFLGDVAAAGASAALISHQEKCPANLPAVCVRDVKQSLGALAKAWRSQFSIPVALVTGSNGKTTVKEMIASIFKAAAGEECTLVTKGNFNNDIGLPLTLLRMRSTDRLAVIELGMNHPGETAELACIAQANIALINNAQREHQEFMSTVEAVAREHATAVSSLPSDGVAVFPADSEFSSVWRQAAAGCKVIDFALSANSPSVMASVTGKLLASGKIEIATELGKVEVQLNTLGMHNVRNALAASAVALGAGLSLEQIRVGLESFVPVNGRMQSKPLNVGRTLIDDSYNANPDSVRAAIDALKQSGNASWLVLGDMGEVGDQGPAFHEEVGAYAAEQGVGKLFALGEQCKFAVQGFNDSQKTQLAKSATHFTSLDQLLQELNTALADQESSKHMHLDILVKGSRFMRMERVVQALLEEAKTCS; encoded by the coding sequence ATGCTGCCAGACAGTCAATTGATTCATGTTGACGCAAAGTCTGCTGGAGCAATCTCTATTTCTCGTGTTGGCAGCGATAGTCGTCAGATTCAGTCAGATGAATTATTTATTGCTTTGTCGGGTGATCGCTTCGATGCGCATGACTTCCTAGGCGATGTGGCGGCAGCAGGTGCAAGTGCAGCGCTGATTAGCCATCAAGAAAAATGTCCTGCAAACTTACCTGCAGTATGTGTCCGTGATGTAAAACAAAGCTTGGGTGCGCTAGCAAAAGCATGGCGTTCACAGTTCTCTATTCCAGTGGCTTTGGTAACGGGATCTAATGGCAAGACCACTGTAAAAGAGATGATTGCTTCGATCTTCAAGGCGGCTGCAGGTGAAGAGTGCACTCTGGTCACTAAAGGTAATTTTAATAATGATATTGGCCTACCTTTAACTTTGCTACGCATGCGATCAACCGATCGCTTAGCAGTGATTGAGTTGGGGATGAATCATCCTGGCGAAACAGCAGAACTAGCCTGCATCGCTCAAGCTAATATTGCCCTAATTAACAATGCACAGCGGGAGCATCAAGAGTTTATGTCGACTGTGGAAGCTGTTGCAAGGGAACATGCAACTGCTGTGAGTTCGCTGCCGTCAGATGGTGTTGCAGTCTTCCCAGCGGATTCAGAATTCTCTTCAGTTTGGCGTCAAGCCGCTGCAGGGTGCAAGGTAATTGATTTTGCTTTATCCGCTAACTCTCCCTCAGTCATGGCCTCTGTGACAGGTAAGTTATTGGCTAGCGGAAAAATTGAGATTGCAACTGAACTGGGCAAGGTTGAGGTTCAGCTCAATACCTTAGGAATGCACAATGTCCGCAACGCTTTAGCAGCTAGTGCCGTTGCCTTAGGCGCTGGTTTAAGTCTGGAACAAATCAGGGTCGGCCTAGAGTCTTTTGTTCCAGTAAATGGACGTATGCAATCGAAGCCTCTGAATGTAGGTCGCACCTTGATTGATGATAGTTACAACGCAAATCCTGATTCTGTGAGGGCTGCTATTGATGCATTGAAGCAGTCTGGAAATGCTTCCTGGTTGGTGTTGGGTGATATGGGTGAGGTCGGTGATCAAGGCCCTGCGTTCCATGAGGAGGTTGGTGCCTATGCTGCAGAGCAGGGGGTTGGCAAGTTATTTGCCCTTGGAGAGCAGTGCAAATTTGCTGTACAGGGATTTAATGATTCACAGAAAACTCAGCTTGCTAAGAGTGCTACTCATTTCACAAGCTTGGATCAGTTGCTTCAGGAGTTAAATACAGCACTAGCCGATCAAGAATCGAGCAAGCACATGCATTTGGATATTTTGGTTAAGGGATCTCGTTTTATGCGTATGGAGCGTGTAGTGCAGGCCTTATTAGAGGAGGCGAAAACATGCTCTTAA
- the coq7 gene encoding 2-polyprenyl-3-methyl-6-methoxy-1,4-benzoquinone monooxygenase codes for MAPIDRFIIEFDTALRSVVGGAHAHRSIPGADKSSTTFLDAKEREHAAGLMRVNHVGEVCAQALYQSQKLVARNPEIRQMLKHSAHEEMDHLAWCETRLQELGSHTSYLNPIWYAGSFVIGLVAGLAGDRWSLGFVAETEKQVENHLESHLEKLPAEDERSRAIVDQMRIDEIEHGQAAISAGGAVLPEPIQKLMQAMSKVMTSTAYKI; via the coding sequence ATGGCCCCAATCGATCGCTTCATTATTGAGTTTGATACGGCCTTGCGCTCGGTAGTTGGAGGTGCTCATGCGCATCGCTCAATCCCGGGTGCGGATAAGTCATCCACCACTTTCTTGGATGCCAAAGAGCGGGAGCATGCCGCAGGATTGATGCGTGTGAATCATGTGGGTGAGGTCTGTGCCCAAGCCCTGTATCAATCTCAAAAATTAGTAGCTCGCAACCCTGAAATTCGGCAGATGTTGAAGCACTCTGCTCATGAGGAAATGGATCATTTGGCCTGGTGTGAAACGCGCCTCCAAGAGTTGGGTTCGCACACAAGTTACCTCAACCCAATTTGGTATGCAGGATCCTTTGTAATCGGCTTGGTTGCTGGCTTAGCGGGTGATAGGTGGAGTTTGGGATTTGTTGCCGAAACAGAAAAACAAGTAGAGAATCATCTTGAGAGTCATCTCGAAAAATTGCCTGCTGAAGATGAACGCTCTCGTGCAATTGTTGATCAAATGCGGATCGATGAAATCGAGCATGGACAGGCTGCAATTTCTGCTGGTGGCGCGGTCTTGCCGGAGCCGATTCAGAAACTCATGCAGGCGATGTCAAAAGTCATGACAAGCACTGCTTACAAAATCTAG
- the rsmH gene encoding 16S rRNA (cytosine(1402)-N(4))-methyltransferase RsmH: MNITHRPVLLAEAVTALISGPRITSPDTSKNLLLIDGTFGRGGHTQALLSQLPPSARMISFDKDLDAIAVAEKINDPRLRIVHDSFAQMDQYAEPESVDGILLDLGISSPQVDEAHRGFSFRKDGPLDMRMNTDQGLTAAQWLEQASQEDITRVIKTYGEERFAFQIAKAIVAKREEGLSPKTTLQLASLVASVVRTREIGQDPATRTFQALRIFINRELEDLELGLKAALNVLKPGARLAVISFHSLEDRIVKQFLQSHAKVDVPRGLPVRDRDLPQSALEIIGRVKPSDEEVRENPRARSAIMRVAEKRAGVPA, from the coding sequence ATGAACATAACTCATCGCCCAGTATTACTGGCCGAGGCGGTGACGGCGCTGATCAGTGGCCCACGCATCACCTCTCCCGATACTTCAAAAAATCTACTCTTGATCGATGGAACCTTTGGGCGTGGCGGTCATACGCAGGCACTGCTTTCGCAATTGCCACCGAGCGCGCGAATGATTTCCTTCGACAAGGACTTAGATGCGATCGCAGTCGCGGAAAAAATCAACGATCCCCGTTTGCGCATCGTGCACGACAGCTTTGCGCAGATGGATCAGTACGCAGAGCCAGAATCGGTCGATGGCATTTTGTTGGATCTCGGTATCAGCTCTCCACAAGTGGACGAAGCGCATCGCGGCTTTTCCTTTCGCAAGGATGGTCCGCTCGATATGCGCATGAATACGGATCAGGGTTTGACGGCAGCACAATGGTTAGAGCAAGCATCACAAGAGGACATCACACGCGTGATTAAGACTTATGGTGAAGAACGTTTTGCATTTCAGATCGCAAAAGCTATCGTGGCTAAGCGAGAGGAAGGTTTATCGCCAAAAACTACTTTGCAATTAGCAAGCTTAGTGGCCAGCGTAGTTCGCACCAGAGAGATCGGACAAGATCCTGCGACTCGCACTTTTCAAGCACTCCGAATTTTTATTAATCGTGAGCTAGAAGATTTAGAGCTCGGATTAAAAGCAGCTCTCAATGTATTAAAGCCGGGTGCACGTTTGGCGGTGATTAGTTTTCACTCTTTAGAGGATCGCATTGTGAAGCAGTTCCTGCAGTCACATGCCAAGGTTGATGTGCCACGGGGTTTGCCTGTCCGCGATCGAGATTTACCACAAAGCGCTTTAGAGATTATTGGACGCGTTAAACCGAGCGATGAAGAAGTTCGAGAGAACCCTCGTGCTCGTTCAGCCATCATGCGTGTTGCTGAAAAACGTGCAGGAGTGCCAGCTTGA
- the bioB gene encoding biotin synthase BioB: MQATQTTEKPLTQVKSQKDLHKEVDASGAWSVAQIEALFDLPFSELMFKAQETHRANFPDGDVELATLLSIKTGGCPEDCGYCPQAARYDTDVKANKLMDLDEVLEAAKAAKAAGSNRFCMGAAWREPKDRDIEKVTAMIKGVKALGLETCATLGMLEANQAQALQEAGLDFYNHNLDTSEDFYRSVISTRGYQDRLDTISNVRAAGMSVCCGGIVGMGESREQRAAFLARLANLSPYPESVPINHLVPVAGTPLADQKPLDPLEFVRTIAVARITMPRARVRLSAGRQELGKAVQAMCFQAGANSIFYGEQLLTTGNPEAEQDRELLAELGLKTKQSCKAEVLV, encoded by the coding sequence ATGCAGGCCACCCAAACTACTGAAAAACCCCTCACGCAAGTCAAGTCTCAAAAGGATCTGCATAAAGAGGTCGATGCATCGGGCGCTTGGTCAGTGGCTCAGATCGAGGCTCTATTTGATCTCCCATTTAGCGAGCTCATGTTCAAGGCGCAAGAGACGCATCGCGCCAACTTCCCTGATGGTGATGTGGAATTGGCCACCCTTTTATCCATTAAGACTGGTGGCTGCCCTGAGGATTGTGGCTATTGCCCTCAGGCAGCTCGTTACGACACTGACGTGAAGGCCAATAAGTTGATGGACCTGGATGAGGTGCTGGAGGCAGCCAAGGCTGCCAAAGCCGCTGGATCGAACCGCTTTTGCATGGGCGCCGCTTGGCGGGAGCCCAAAGATCGTGATATTGAAAAAGTTACCGCCATGATCAAGGGCGTGAAGGCCTTGGGTCTAGAAACTTGTGCCACCTTAGGGATGCTGGAGGCTAATCAGGCCCAAGCCCTTCAGGAAGCAGGTCTAGATTTCTATAATCACAATTTGGATACCAGCGAGGATTTTTACCGCTCAGTTATCTCCACGCGGGGCTATCAAGACCGTTTAGATACTATTTCCAATGTACGTGCTGCTGGCATGTCAGTGTGTTGCGGCGGTATTGTGGGCATGGGTGAGTCCCGTGAACAGCGCGCAGCTTTCTTAGCTCGTTTGGCCAATCTAAGTCCATATCCAGAGTCAGTGCCAATTAACCATCTGGTTCCTGTTGCGGGCACCCCGCTGGCGGATCAGAAGCCATTGGATCCACTCGAATTCGTGAGAACGATTGCAGTTGCCCGCATCACCATGCCACGCGCACGCGTGCGTTTATCGGCCGGTCGCCAGGAACTTGGAAAGGCAGTTCAAGCCATGTGTTTCCAAGCTGGGGCTAACTCTATTTTCTATGGTGAGCAACTACTCACTACCGGTAATCCCGAGGCAGAACAAGACCGCGAGCTCTTGGCTGAGTTGGGTTTGAAGACTAAGCAAAGCTGCAAAGCAGAGGTTTTGGTCTAG
- the mraZ gene encoding division/cell wall cluster transcriptional repressor MraZ, whose product MFQGASALNLDAKGRMSVPAKHRDALLVQGEGRITLTKHPDGCLLLFPRPEWETFRSRVAQLPMDAHWWRRIFLGNAAEVDLDSAGRILVNPELRSAAGIEKEVMLLGMGSHLELWDAATYAAKEQAAIAQGMPEALKQFNF is encoded by the coding sequence GTGTTTCAAGGTGCGTCAGCTCTCAATTTAGATGCAAAAGGTCGCATGTCTGTGCCGGCAAAGCATCGTGACGCCTTGTTAGTTCAAGGTGAGGGTCGAATTACGCTCACAAAACACCCTGATGGATGCCTCCTTTTGTTCCCACGCCCTGAGTGGGAAACCTTCCGCTCACGCGTTGCCCAATTGCCAATGGATGCTCATTGGTGGCGCCGCATCTTCCTTGGTAATGCTGCTGAAGTCGATTTGGATAGCGCTGGCAGAATTTTGGTGAATCCAGAGCTGCGATCGGCTGCTGGCATTGAAAAAGAAGTGATGCTGCTCGGAATGGGCAGTCATCTGGAGTTGTGGGACGCCGCTACTTACGCTGCAAAAGAACAGGCTGCCATTGCACAAGGTATGCCTGAAGCCCTGAAGCAATTTAATTTTTGA
- a CDS encoding UDP-N-acetylmuramoyl-L-alanyl-D-glutamate--2,6-diaminopimelate ligase, whose translation MVNIEPHLLISHLRDLTSADAKVTADSRQIESGDIFFAYPVGHGNALRDGRDYIAAALANGAAAVVFDPADGITNDYLDRPECFALENLSSVVGELCAEWYGYPSKSLNVIGVTGTNGKTSITQWLAQALDESNHRTAVLGTLGTGFPGVLIQTGYTTPDAPRLQTQLKELLDAGAQQVAIEISSHALDQDRIAGLDVRTAVFTNLTQDHLDYHGTMGEYAEAKAKLFQLPQIENAIINFDDAFGRELAMKLLAVNGPKVWGYALSSNAFAGFEKFGDHLKRSYAENTLFTTLGYESQFNCDAQGSSAAQLAVLGEFNLSNCLAVWTVLLTQGLSPCEASKRMSKLSAVPGRMELIRLNKTQRTEGPLIVVDYAHTPDALTKALNALKPIANQRNGKVWCVFGCGGDRDPGKRSQMGKVAQEFADHIVITSDNPRSEDPMSIIAMIQSGMSGDLRDIQVLPDRAAAIMAAVRHAETKDIVLVAGKGHESTQEINGKKFDFSDQEHIRLAAGGQV comes from the coding sequence ATGGTGAATATTGAACCCCATCTCTTGATCTCTCATTTACGCGATCTCACATCGGCGGATGCAAAAGTGACTGCGGATAGCCGTCAAATTGAATCTGGCGATATTTTCTTTGCCTACCCAGTTGGTCATGGCAATGCCTTGCGAGATGGTCGTGATTACATTGCTGCTGCTTTAGCAAATGGTGCAGCTGCGGTTGTATTTGATCCTGCTGATGGTATTACGAATGATTACTTAGACCGCCCTGAATGTTTTGCGCTTGAGAATTTATCTAGCGTAGTTGGGGAGCTCTGTGCTGAGTGGTATGGCTACCCAAGCAAAAGTCTGAATGTCATTGGTGTTACAGGCACTAATGGCAAAACCAGTATTACTCAATGGCTAGCGCAGGCTTTGGACGAATCAAATCATCGCACTGCAGTATTAGGCACTTTGGGGACTGGGTTTCCGGGTGTGTTGATTCAGACTGGTTACACCACACCTGATGCACCACGTTTACAAACGCAATTAAAAGAATTGCTCGATGCAGGGGCACAGCAGGTGGCTATAGAGATTTCTTCTCATGCTCTCGATCAAGATCGTATTGCGGGCTTGGATGTTCGTACTGCAGTATTCACTAATCTGACTCAAGACCATCTTGATTATCACGGCACGATGGGCGAGTACGCTGAAGCAAAGGCAAAACTATTTCAGTTACCTCAGATTGAAAATGCGATTATTAATTTTGATGATGCATTTGGCCGCGAATTGGCGATGAAGCTTCTTGCTGTCAATGGCCCCAAAGTATGGGGCTATGCCTTAAGCAGTAATGCGTTCGCTGGATTCGAAAAGTTTGGCGATCATTTGAAGCGTAGCTACGCAGAAAACACCCTATTTACGACCTTGGGTTATGAGTCTCAATTCAATTGTGATGCTCAAGGTTCTAGCGCTGCCCAGCTTGCAGTTTTAGGCGAATTTAATCTCAGTAATTGCCTCGCTGTTTGGACGGTTTTACTGACCCAAGGGTTGAGTCCATGCGAGGCCTCTAAGCGCATGAGTAAGTTGAGTGCTGTTCCGGGCCGCATGGAATTGATTCGCTTGAATAAAACGCAAAGAACTGAGGGTCCATTGATCGTCGTGGACTATGCGCATACACCAGATGCTCTCACCAAAGCATTGAACGCATTAAAGCCAATTGCAAATCAACGTAATGGAAAGGTCTGGTGTGTCTTTGGTTGTGGTGGCGATCGAGATCCAGGTAAGCGCTCGCAAATGGGTAAGGTTGCTCAAGAGTTTGCTGATCATATTGTGATTACAAGCGATAACCCCAGATCTGAAGATCCAATGTCCATCATTGCCATGATTCAGTCTGGTATGTCGGGTGACTTAAGAGATATACAGGTGCTACCAGATAGAGCAGCTGCCATTATGGCTGCCGTTCGTCATGCGGAGACCAAAGATATTGTTTTGGTTGCTGGTAAGGGGCATGAGTCGACTCAGGAAATCAATGGCAAGAAATTTGATTTTTCTGATCAAGAGCATATTCGTTTAGCGGCAGGAGGTCAGGTATGA
- the mraY gene encoding phospho-N-acetylmuramoyl-pentapeptide-transferase: MLLILAQWLQDDFGFFRVFNYITFRAVMATVTALLIGLAAGPWVIRKLTALKMGQAVRTDGPQTHLVKSGTPTMGGVLILLGIFISCMLWADLSNRFIWIVMIVTFGFGLVGWVDDYRKVARKDPKGMASREKFFWQTLIGLFAAIYLAFSVSEVNNLKVLQLFFDWLKSGFALDLPAKSNLLIPFMKEVSYPLGVMGFIILSYLVIVGSSNAVNLTDGLDGLVIMPVILVGAALGAFAYVMGNAIYAKYLLFPYIPGAGELMIFCGAMGGAGLAFLWYNTHPAQVFMGDVGALALGGALGTIAVIVRQEIVLFVMGGIFVAETVSVMMQVFWFKFTKKRFGEGRRIFRMAPLHHHFELGGWRETQVVVRFWIITILLVLIGLSSLKLR, from the coding sequence ATGCTCTTAATATTGGCCCAATGGCTGCAAGATGATTTTGGATTTTTTCGAGTCTTTAACTACATCACTTTTAGAGCGGTGATGGCAACCGTGACAGCCTTGCTAATTGGTTTAGCGGCTGGTCCGTGGGTTATTCGGAAGTTAACTGCGTTAAAAATGGGTCAAGCAGTTCGTACAGATGGCCCACAAACCCATTTAGTGAAATCAGGCACCCCAACTATGGGTGGCGTATTGATTCTTTTAGGTATTTTTATCTCTTGCATGTTGTGGGCTGATTTGAGTAATCGCTTTATTTGGATTGTGATGATTGTGACCTTTGGATTTGGCTTGGTGGGTTGGGTTGATGATTACCGCAAAGTAGCACGCAAAGATCCCAAAGGAATGGCTTCAAGAGAAAAATTCTTTTGGCAAACTTTGATTGGATTATTTGCTGCTATTTACTTGGCTTTTTCTGTATCCGAAGTGAATAACCTCAAAGTCTTGCAGTTGTTCTTTGATTGGCTTAAGAGTGGCTTTGCTTTGGACCTGCCCGCTAAATCAAACCTACTCATTCCTTTCATGAAAGAGGTGAGCTATCCATTGGGTGTGATGGGCTTCATTATTTTGAGTTACCTAGTGATTGTTGGTAGTAGCAATGCCGTGAATCTCACAGATGGTTTGGATGGTCTGGTGATCATGCCGGTGATATTAGTTGGCGCTGCTCTGGGTGCTTTTGCTTATGTGATGGGTAATGCAATCTACGCAAAGTATCTGTTGTTCCCGTACATTCCTGGCGCAGGTGAGCTCATGATTTTCTGTGGTGCCATGGGTGGTGCTGGATTGGCATTCCTTTGGTACAACACGCATCCTGCTCAAGTCTTTATGGGTGATGTTGGCGCTCTTGCTTTAGGTGGAGCACTTGGAACGATTGCTGTGATTGTTCGTCAAGAAATTGTGCTCTTTGTAATGGGCGGAATCTTCGTAGCAGAAACGGTCTCAGTGATGATGCAAGTGTTCTGGTTCAAATTTACCAAGAAGCGTTTTGGTGAAGGCCGTCGCATTTTTAGGATGGCTCCACTGCATCACCATTTCGAATTGGGTGGATGGCGCGAAACACAAGTCGTGGTTCGCTTCTGGATCATCACCATTTTATTAGTCCTCATTGGCCTGTCCAGCCTGAAATTACGGTAA
- a CDS encoding peptidoglycan D,D-transpeptidase FtsI family protein, protein MRPVGFSTTPNLVLRLPMWRSRLMLFMLFFVFMLLLIRAFWIQGPGNAFYEAKGVRGTQRELELPASRGKILDRNGQVIATSLEAKSVIAYNDTVPDDLAADKVQKLASLLQISESDLRKKLKEERKQIFLKRQVDPEVAQQIKQLEIPGIGLNNEYRRFYPEGEAMAHVVGFTNVEDRGQEGMELSREKDLAGHPGARRVVVDRLGRVVEDVAILQLPQNGKDLQLSIDSKIQFLAYNAVKNAVEQHRASAGGAVVLDTHTGEILALANYPSYNPNDRKKLTGEQLRNRVLTDTFEPGSTMKPLTVAIALEKGVIAPNTNMAIGAKYLVGPKPITDTHPYGSLTVSQIIQKSSNIGTAKIAMNNLSAEEMWNFYTSVGLGQAPKIGFPGAVAGTVHPYKKWMPTDQARIAFGYGISGSLFQVARAYTIFARDGELVPLTIERSPEFKPGTHIISAKTAIEMRNMMESVTEPGGTAIKAQAEGYRVGGKTGTAHKLVGKSYANKYRAYFAGLAPISAPRIVVAVMIDEPTGGSHYGGDVAAPVFSTIVSETLRTLNVLPDSNVKQMALQDKNPAEIQSAAVKTNTTVLKR, encoded by the coding sequence ATGAGACCGGTAGGTTTTTCAACTACGCCCAACTTAGTATTGCGCCTGCCAATGTGGCGGTCACGCCTCATGCTGTTCATGCTGTTCTTCGTATTTATGCTGCTACTGATCCGCGCTTTCTGGATTCAGGGTCCAGGAAATGCTTTTTATGAAGCTAAAGGCGTACGCGGTACACAGCGTGAGTTGGAGTTACCCGCTTCTCGCGGAAAAATATTGGACCGAAATGGCCAGGTGATTGCGACCAGCTTGGAAGCAAAGTCGGTGATTGCCTATAACGATACTGTGCCTGATGATTTGGCTGCGGATAAGGTGCAGAAGTTGGCGAGTCTCTTACAGATCAGCGAATCAGACTTGCGCAAAAAATTAAAAGAAGAGCGCAAGCAGATTTTCTTGAAGCGCCAAGTAGATCCTGAAGTTGCTCAACAGATTAAGCAATTAGAAATTCCAGGGATTGGTTTGAATAACGAATATCGTCGCTTTTATCCAGAGGGTGAAGCGATGGCGCACGTCGTTGGCTTTACTAATGTGGAAGATCGCGGCCAAGAGGGGATGGAGCTCTCTCGTGAAAAAGACTTAGCTGGACATCCAGGGGCGCGTCGAGTAGTTGTGGATCGTCTGGGTCGCGTTGTCGAGGATGTTGCCATTTTGCAGTTACCGCAAAACGGTAAAGATTTGCAACTCTCCATTGATAGCAAGATTCAGTTCCTAGCTTATAACGCTGTTAAAAATGCGGTTGAGCAACACCGTGCAAGTGCTGGTGGTGCAGTGGTACTAGATACGCATACTGGTGAGATCTTAGCTCTAGCAAATTACCCAAGCTATAACCCTAACGATCGTAAAAAATTGACGGGTGAGCAGTTGCGTAATCGTGTGTTAACTGACACCTTTGAGCCTGGCTCAACAATGAAGCCCTTAACCGTAGCGATTGCTTTGGAGAAGGGGGTTATTGCTCCTAATACCAATATGGCTATCGGCGCTAAATATTTGGTTGGACCAAAACCGATTACAGATACTCATCCATACGGTAGCCTTACCGTCTCTCAGATCATTCAAAAGTCCAGCAATATTGGCACAGCCAAAATTGCTATGAATAATTTATCCGCAGAAGAGATGTGGAATTTCTACACATCGGTTGGCTTGGGTCAGGCGCCAAAGATTGGCTTCCCCGGTGCGGTAGCAGGTACGGTTCATCCTTATAAAAAATGGATGCCAACAGATCAAGCGCGGATTGCATTTGGTTATGGTATTTCTGGTTCACTTTTTCAGGTGGCTCGTGCATATACCATCTTTGCTCGTGATGGCGAATTAGTTCCTCTTACGATTGAACGCAGTCCAGAGTTCAAGCCTGGAACACACATTATTTCTGCTAAAACTGCGATCGAAATGCGCAACATGATGGAGTCAGTAACGGAGCCTGGTGGCACGGCCATCAAAGCGCAAGCTGAAGGTTATCGGGTTGGTGGAAAAACAGGTACAGCGCATAAATTAGTGGGCAAGAGCTACGCCAATAAATACCGCGCTTACTTTGCAGGTCTTGCGCCAATTAGTGCACCACGCATTGTGGTTGCTGTCATGATTGATGAACCAACTGGTGGCAGTCATTACGGTGGTGATGTTGCAGCCCCGGTGTTTTCTACTATTGTGAGCGAGACTCTTCGCACTTTAAATGTATTGCCGGATAGCAATGTGAAGCAGATGGCACTTCAGGATAAAAATCCTGCGGAAATTCAGAGTGCTGCAGTAAAAACGAATACAACGGTTTTAAAAAGATGA
- the ftsL gene encoding cell division protein FtsL → MNRATLTLLVLLLVCALSLVAAQQRARKLFISLERAQIEERKLNQDWLRLEYEQRNLSKSARIRDVARNQLRMVPISPERTLYLKEAR, encoded by the coding sequence TTGAATCGCGCTACGCTGACCTTGCTGGTATTGCTATTAGTCTGCGCACTATCTTTGGTAGCAGCTCAGCAGCGCGCGCGCAAATTATTCATTTCTCTAGAGCGCGCGCAAATTGAGGAGCGCAAGCTCAACCAAGACTGGCTACGTTTAGAGTATGAGCAGCGCAACTTATCCAAGTCCGCACGAATTCGTGATGTTGCTCGTAATCAGTTACGTATGGTCCCAATATCTCCAGAACGTACTTTGTACTTGAAGGAGGCTAGATGA